A stretch of Lathyrus oleraceus cultivar Zhongwan6 chromosome 6, CAAS_Psat_ZW6_1.0, whole genome shotgun sequence DNA encodes these proteins:
- the LOC127093779 gene encoding F-box/FBD/LRR-repeat protein At1g13570 gives MKARKPSKSARPTVIDAEPEDRISCLPGLVIDQILSHLPIRHAVKTSALSKIWRYKWTTIPNLVFDRQCVSAASQQCPSQFASEFLTIIDHVLSLHSGLINKFVLFYEDPNTATDFDSCILYLSGRSIKELELEIWIWQRYNLPCCLFSCQSLHRLTLCRCCINPPSSFKDTFEILISGCPLLEDLTLTWFYGFPQVIIHAPNLKVFDITGGELESIIFENTFQLAKVTVDLNKFLYFESNQSSSHGCSSNLLNFFSHLPHLQSLEIRCCFLKYLAAGVVPVKFPTSCINLNYLRLSIRFKHLKEISAVLCLLRSSPNLRKIELYVSTHLVRFEFDFLS, from the exons ATGAAG GCAAGAAAACCATCGAAGTCTGCTCGCCCAACCGTGATTGATGCGGAGCCGGAGGATAGAATTAGTTGTTTACCAGGTCTTGTAATAGACCAGATTCTGTCACACTTGCCCATTAGGCATGCTGTGAAAACAAGTGCTTTATCAAAAATATGGAGGTACAAATGGACCACAATACCAAATCTTGTGTTTGATAGACAATGTGTCTCTGCAGCTTCCCAACAATGCCCTTCACAATTTGCGAGTGAATTTTTGACAATCATTGATCACGTACTTTCACTTCATTCTGGGCTAATCAACAAGTTTGTGCTCTTCTATGAGGATCCCAATACTGCGACTGACTTTGATAGCTGTATACTTTATTTAAGCGGAAGATCTATCAAAGAGCTTGAGCTGGAGATATGGATTTGGCAGCGGTATAACTTGCCTTGCTGCTTATTTTCTTGTCAAAGTTTACATCGTTTGACATTATGTCGTTGTTGCATTAATCCTCCATCTTCGTTTAAAG ATACCTTTGAAATTTTGATATCCGGATGCCCTTTGCTTGAAGATTTGACATTGACATGGTTTTATGGCTTCCCCCAAGTTATTATTCACGCACCAAATCTCAAGGTTTTTGACATCACGGGTGGTGAATTAGAGAGTATTATCTTTGAAAACACTTTCCAACTAGCTAAGGTAACTGTTGATTTAAACAAGTTTCTGTACTTTGAAAGCAATCAAAGTAGTTCGCATGGATGCTCTAGCAACTTGCTCAACTTTTTCAGTCATCTACCTCACTTACAGAGCCTGGAGATCCGTTGCTGTTTTTTAAAG TATTTGGCTGCTGGTGTTGTGCCTGTAAAGTTTCCTACATCTTGTATCAATCTAAATTATCTTAGGTTAAGTATACGCTTCAAGCACTTGAAGGAAATTTCGGCGGTTCTTTGCTTGCTCAGAAGCTCACCTAATCTTCGAAAAATAGAATTATATGTGAGTACTCATTTAGTTCGGTTTGAGTTTGATTTCCTTTCGTAA